From a single Longimicrobium terrae genomic region:
- a CDS encoding efflux RND transporter permease subunit codes for MFISDFSIRQPIVTIVIMLSLVVFGIVALMGLQTDEFPEINPPIISVAVPYPGASPQGVEREVVDPIEDAVASISGVDEITSSSTDSYAQITVSFLFGKDVQVASQEVRDAISTIRGELPLEMEDPIISRFDPNLQPIVSLTLSSTTLSVAQLTQLADPGINGQLSGINGVASVEVVGGVQPEMTVLLRPDALQASGVSATEVVQALQAQNLAAPVGRVSGESEERSIRLVGRLEDAKAFEQLVVTERGGTVIRLGDVATVAEGSEEQRSRAQYNGREAVGIDVVKSTGFSTTEVAGGVLKEVERIRKTLPRGTELNVVRNSGVRVEQSVSNVEHTLVEGLVLTILVVFLFLNSWRSTVITGLALPVSMLAAFIPIYLFGFTLNSMSLMGLSLAIGLIIDDAIVVRENIVRHVEMGKDHMQASEEGTSEIGLAVTATTFAIVVVFVPIGMMPGLAGQFFKPFALTIAAAVLVSLFVSFSLDPMLSAYWPDPHKPFEQQGWLTRTVSRFNHWFDRQADRYKGVIAWALDHRWMMVFLAGGTFVAALALQVMFGGSGFAPPQDRSELQLAVETPPGSSLDYTSRKAEAAARLARTHKEVAYTYTTVGGASGAVDEGQVYVKLVPKADRDIGQAEFSGVLRREVGQIGGATFSTLGSGFGGGQKPLQVQLRGPDAAVLTRLAEQVADRVKKVPGTADVSLSTRGQRPELVVTIDRALAGTLGLTVGQIAQAMRPAFAGVDAGDWVDAAGETRDVTVRLAPEVRTSAVDLRNLPLVIAPAGAGAGAGANAGGGGGVPGGATGASAGPTLIPLSQVATVEDGLGPAIISHVDRERVVTVESNLAGADLGTVTQAVNQAVSGIAFPAGYEVVQGGEAEDQAEVFGAMFTALGTAVLLMYLVLVLQFRSFLDPIAILLSLPLSLIGVVLALLITGDTLNMMSMIGIILLMGIVAKNAILLIDFAKWNHEQGTPLRESLIEAGRVRLRPILMTTFALVAAMIPVAIGAGEGADFRAPLGRAVIGGVIASTVLTLLVIPTFYEILYEWREKLMGFMSRRFGGHKPPHTPGPHPHPAPSPAGD; via the coding sequence ATGTTCATATCCGATTTCTCCATCCGGCAGCCCATCGTCACCATCGTCATCATGTTGTCGCTGGTGGTGTTCGGCATCGTGGCGCTGATGGGCCTGCAGACGGACGAGTTTCCCGAGATCAACCCGCCCATCATTTCCGTGGCCGTGCCGTATCCCGGCGCGTCGCCGCAGGGGGTGGAGCGGGAAGTGGTGGACCCCATCGAGGACGCGGTGGCCAGCATCAGCGGCGTGGACGAGATCACCTCGTCGTCCACGGACAGCTATGCGCAGATCACCGTCAGCTTCCTCTTCGGCAAGGACGTGCAGGTGGCCTCGCAGGAGGTGCGCGACGCGATCTCGACGATTCGCGGCGAGCTGCCGCTGGAGATGGAAGATCCCATCATCTCCCGCTTCGATCCGAATCTTCAGCCCATCGTTTCGCTGACGCTGTCGTCCACCACGCTGTCGGTGGCGCAGCTGACGCAGCTGGCCGATCCGGGAATCAACGGCCAGCTGAGCGGCATCAACGGCGTGGCCAGCGTGGAAGTCGTCGGCGGCGTGCAGCCGGAAATGACGGTGCTGCTGCGGCCGGACGCCCTGCAAGCCTCCGGCGTGAGCGCCACGGAAGTCGTGCAGGCGCTCCAGGCGCAGAACCTGGCCGCGCCCGTGGGCCGGGTGAGCGGCGAGTCGGAAGAGCGCAGCATCCGCCTCGTCGGCCGGCTGGAGGACGCCAAGGCCTTCGAGCAGCTGGTGGTGACGGAGCGCGGGGGGACGGTCATCCGCCTGGGCGACGTGGCCACGGTGGCGGAGGGGAGCGAGGAGCAGCGGTCGCGCGCGCAGTACAACGGGCGCGAGGCGGTGGGCATCGACGTCGTCAAATCGACGGGGTTCAGCACCACGGAAGTGGCGGGGGGCGTGCTCAAGGAGGTGGAGCGCATCCGCAAGACGCTGCCGCGGGGGACGGAGCTGAACGTCGTCCGCAACTCCGGCGTGCGCGTGGAGCAGTCCGTGAGCAACGTGGAGCACACGCTGGTGGAGGGGCTCGTCCTCACCATCCTCGTCGTCTTCCTCTTCCTGAACTCCTGGCGCTCGACGGTCATCACCGGCCTGGCGCTGCCGGTGAGCATGCTGGCGGCGTTCATCCCCATCTACCTGTTCGGGTTCACGCTCAACAGCATGAGCCTGATGGGGCTGTCGCTGGCGATCGGCTTGATCATCGACGACGCCATCGTGGTGCGCGAGAACATCGTGCGGCACGTGGAGATGGGGAAGGACCACATGCAGGCCAGCGAGGAAGGGACGAGCGAGATCGGCCTGGCCGTGACCGCCACGACCTTTGCCATCGTGGTCGTGTTCGTCCCCATCGGGATGATGCCGGGGCTGGCGGGGCAGTTCTTCAAGCCGTTCGCGCTGACCATCGCGGCGGCGGTGCTGGTGTCGCTGTTCGTGTCGTTCTCGCTGGACCCCATGCTGTCGGCGTACTGGCCGGACCCGCACAAGCCGTTTGAGCAGCAGGGATGGCTGACGCGCACGGTGAGCCGCTTCAACCACTGGTTCGACCGGCAGGCGGACCGCTACAAGGGCGTGATCGCCTGGGCGCTGGACCACCGGTGGATGATGGTGTTCCTGGCCGGCGGCACCTTCGTCGCGGCGCTGGCGCTTCAGGTGATGTTCGGCGGCAGCGGGTTCGCCCCGCCGCAGGACCGCAGCGAGCTGCAGCTGGCGGTGGAAACGCCGCCGGGCTCCAGCCTGGACTACACCAGCCGCAAGGCCGAGGCGGCGGCGCGGCTGGCCCGCACGCACAAGGAGGTGGCGTACACCTACACCACCGTCGGCGGCGCCAGCGGCGCGGTGGACGAGGGGCAGGTGTACGTGAAGCTGGTGCCCAAGGCGGACCGCGACATCGGCCAGGCCGAGTTCAGCGGCGTGCTGCGGCGCGAGGTGGGGCAGATTGGCGGCGCGACGTTCTCTACGCTGGGCAGCGGCTTCGGCGGCGGGCAGAAGCCGCTTCAGGTGCAGCTGCGCGGGCCGGACGCCGCGGTGCTGACGCGCCTGGCCGAGCAGGTGGCGGACCGGGTGAAGAAGGTGCCGGGGACGGCGGACGTGTCGCTGTCCACGCGCGGGCAGCGGCCGGAGCTGGTGGTGACCATCGACCGGGCGCTGGCGGGAACGCTGGGCCTTACCGTCGGGCAGATTGCCCAGGCCATGCGCCCCGCCTTTGCCGGCGTGGACGCGGGCGACTGGGTGGACGCCGCAGGCGAAACGCGCGACGTGACCGTGCGCTTGGCGCCGGAGGTGCGGACGAGCGCGGTGGACCTGCGCAACCTGCCGCTGGTGATCGCGCCGGCGGGGGCGGGCGCGGGTGCCGGCGCCAACGCGGGTGGCGGCGGCGGGGTTCCGGGCGGGGCGACGGGTGCGTCGGCCGGGCCCACGCTCATTCCGCTCAGCCAGGTGGCCACGGTGGAAGACGGGCTGGGGCCGGCGATCATCAGCCACGTGGACCGCGAGCGCGTGGTGACGGTGGAAAGCAACCTGGCCGGGGCGGACCTGGGTACGGTGACGCAGGCCGTGAACCAGGCGGTGAGCGGAATCGCCTTTCCCGCCGGGTACGAGGTGGTGCAGGGCGGCGAGGCGGAGGACCAGGCCGAGGTGTTCGGCGCCATGTTCACGGCGCTGGGGACGGCGGTGCTGCTGATGTACCTGGTGCTGGTGCTTCAGTTCAGGTCGTTCCTGGACCCCATCGCGATTCTGCTTTCGCTGCCGCTGTCGCTGATCGGCGTGGTGCTGGCGCTGCTCATCACCGGCGACACGCTGAACATGATGAGCATGATCGGCATCATCCTGTTGATGGGGATCGTGGCCAAGAACGCCATCCTGCTCATTGACTTCGCCAAGTGGAACCACGAGCAGGGCACGCCGCTGCGCGAGTCGCTGATCGAGGCGGGGCGCGTGCGTCTGCGGCCCATTCTGATGACGACGTTCGCGCTGGTGGCGGCGATGATCCCGGTGGCGATCGGCGCGGGCGAGGGCGCGGACTTCCGCGCGCCGCTGGGCCGCGCGGTGATCGGCGGCGTGATTGCGTCGACGGTGCTGACGCTGCTGGTGATCCCGACGTTCTACGAGATTCTGTACGAATGGCGGGAAAAGCTGATGGGGTTCATGAGCCGGCGGTTTGGCGGGCACAAGCCGCCGCACACGCCGGGTCCGCACCCGCACCCCGCGCCCAGCCCGGCGGGCGACTGA
- a CDS encoding efflux RND transporter periplasmic adaptor subunit, which translates to MSGDRAGAGPRGWIVAAALVTAAACGGKEKTAPDPAAQGAVLEQADVATAEMGQISAGPAVSGSLQAATEAVLRAELAGTIASAAAEEGERVRAGTLLARIADPRLSEQTRSAESAVRSAEIAANNARRDVDRYETLVSAGASPRRDLESARTSLASAQAQLANARSQQADVRATVGDATVESPITGIVSSRSVSDGDVVQVGTELYRVVDPSTMRLEASVPSEQLYSIRVGAQVVFQVRGYPGRTFTGKVERINPTADPATRQVTIHVSLPNPGNALVAGLFAEGRVTAEARQGILVPADAVATEEGKSHVMRLRGGVVEQVPVQVGIQDEETRRVEIVSGLAAGDQVLVGPARETAPGTKVRVGTAVAAPARK; encoded by the coding sequence ATGAGCGGGGATCGGGCAGGTGCGGGGCCGCGGGGCTGGATTGTGGCCGCGGCGCTGGTGACGGCGGCGGCGTGCGGCGGCAAGGAAAAGACCGCGCCGGACCCCGCTGCGCAGGGCGCGGTGCTGGAGCAGGCGGACGTTGCCACGGCCGAGATGGGGCAGATCAGCGCCGGGCCCGCGGTCTCCGGATCGCTGCAGGCCGCCACGGAAGCCGTGCTCCGCGCCGAACTGGCGGGCACCATCGCCAGCGCGGCGGCGGAGGAAGGCGAACGCGTCCGCGCGGGAACGCTGCTGGCGCGCATCGCCGACCCGCGCCTTTCGGAGCAGACCCGGTCCGCGGAGTCCGCCGTGCGCTCGGCGGAGATCGCCGCCAACAACGCGCGGCGCGACGTGGACCGCTACGAGACGCTGGTATCCGCCGGGGCCAGCCCCCGGCGCGATCTGGAGAGCGCGCGGACATCCCTGGCCTCCGCGCAGGCGCAGCTCGCCAACGCCCGCTCGCAGCAGGCGGACGTCCGCGCGACCGTGGGCGACGCGACGGTGGAGTCGCCTATCACGGGCATCGTAAGCTCGCGCTCGGTGAGCGACGGCGACGTGGTGCAGGTGGGAACGGAGCTGTACCGCGTGGTCGATCCGTCCACCATGCGGCTGGAGGCGTCGGTGCCGTCGGAGCAGCTGTACAGCATCCGCGTCGGCGCGCAGGTCGTCTTTCAGGTGCGCGGCTATCCGGGGCGCACCTTCACGGGCAAGGTGGAGCGCATCAACCCCACCGCCGACCCGGCGACGCGGCAGGTGACCATCCACGTCTCCCTGCCCAACCCGGGCAACGCGCTCGTCGCCGGGCTGTTCGCCGAGGGGCGGGTGACGGCGGAGGCGCGGCAGGGGATTCTGGTTCCCGCCGACGCGGTGGCCACGGAAGAGGGAAAGAGCCACGTCATGCGGCTGCGCGGCGGCGTGGTGGAGCAGGTGCCCGTGCAGGTGGGCATTCAGGATGAGGAAACGCGCCGCGTGGAGATCGTCTCCGGGCTGGCGGCCGGCGACCAGGTGCTCGTGGGACCCGCACGCGAGACGGCGCCGGGCACCAAGGTGCGCGTGGGGACGGCCGTCGCCGCCCCCGCACGAAAGTAG